The following proteins come from a genomic window of Raphanus sativus cultivar WK10039 unplaced genomic scaffold, ASM80110v3 Scaffold2818, whole genome shotgun sequence:
- the LOC108823908 gene encoding trehalose-phosphate phosphatase B, with product MMNQNVIVSDRKPILGSKTITISVSNSPLFSSPPTHFTFPRRKFLELLEAADKNSNKNNLGAGKIASWVDSMRDSSPTRLRSSSRDSVSDNNHKTSWIVRFPSALNMFDEIVNAAKGKKIVMFLDYDGTLSPIVEDPDKAYITHEMREVVKNVALNFPTAIVTGRSIDKVRSFVKLDEIYYAGSHGMDIEGPTNENTYGESDQGVLFQPASEFVPMIEKVVNILEEKTKWIPGAMVENNKFCLSVHFRRVDEKRWTALAEQVKSVLIDYPQLKLTQGRKVLEIRPTIKWDKGQALKFLLKSLGFEKSEDVVPVYIGDDRTDEDAFKVLRERGQGFGILVSKVPKETNASYSLQDPSQVNEFLKRLVEWKRKTVGEA from the exons ATGATGAACCAGAATGTCATCGTCTCCGACAGAAAACCCATCTTGGGTTCGAAAACCATCACTATCTCTGTCTCTAACTCTCCCCTGTTCTCTTCTCCTCCCACTCACTTTACATTTCCTCGTCGTAAGTTCTTGGAACTTCTGGAAGCAGCTGACAAAAACAGCAACAAGAACAATCTTGGTGCTGGTAAGATTGCATCTTGGGTCGATTCCATGCGTGATTCTTCTCCTACACGTCTCAGATCCTCTTCTCGTGACTCTGTCTCAGATAACAACCATAAAACATCTTGGATC GTTCGATTTCCATCGGCTTTAAATATGTTTGATGAGATTGTCAATGCTGCTAAAGggaaaaaaattgttatgtttCTTGATTACGATGGGACGCTTTCTCCCATAGTTGAAGATCCTGACAAAGCTTACATAACACATGAG ATGCGAGAGGTTGTAAAGAATGTGGCTCTAAACTTTCCAACAGCTATAGTTACTGGAAGATCCATTGATAAG GTTCGTAGTTTTGTCAAACTCGACGAGATATACTACGCTGGAAGCCATGGCATGGACATTGAAGGTCCGACCAACGAAAATACTTACGGCGAA AGTGATCAAGGTGTGCTGTTTCAACCTGCTAGTGAATTTGTACCCATGATCGAGAAG gTGGTTAATATTTTAGAGGAAAAGACAAAATGGATCCCTGGGGCTATGGTGGAGAACAACAAGTTTTGTCTGTCCGTACATTTTCGACGTGTTGATGAGAAA AGATGGACCGCATTAGCTGAACAAGTAAAATCAGTTCTAATTGATTATCCACAGCTGAAACTAACACAAGGTAGAAAG GTGCTTGAAATCCGCCCTACGATAAAATGGGACAAGGGCCAGGCTCTCAAGTTTTTGCTAAAATCATTAG GGTTTGAAAAGTCGGAAGATGTTGTTCCTGTGTATATTGGAGATGACCGTACCGACGAAGATGCGTTTAAG GTTCTACGTGAACGGGGACAAGGTTTTGGGATTCTTGTCTCAAAAGTTCCAAAAGAAACCAATGCCTCTTACTCTCTCCAAGACCCTTCTCAG GTTAATGAGTTTCTGAAGCGTTTAGTAGAGTGGAAGAGGAAGACAGTCGGGGAAGcttga